AACAAGAAGTGGATGAGCAGCATTAAGGGGGTTGAGGAGGTGGAGCCTCATCCGCTATTCTACGTGGTGAGTGGGACGGTTTAACTCGACCGCCCAACGAAATTTATAAGCTACGTTACCGGTAACTACTTGAGGTAATTTAATTATGCCTCCACCATGTTCTCCTGGTAGGATACTGCACGTTGATCTATCAACTGAAAGGACCTGGGAGGAGCCTGTCCCTGAGGATTGGTACAAACTCTACGTCGGTGGCGAGGGCTTCGGAGCGAAGTATCTCTACGACAATCTGAGACCCCGCGTTGATCCGATGTCCGGTGAGAACAAGCTTCTGTTCATAACGGGTCCCCTAACCGATACTGGCGCCCCAACATGCGGCAGGACCGTGGTCATGTTTAAGTCCCCCCTAACCGGCACCATATTTGCATCAAACGTCGGCGGTTACTTAGCACCGCAGATCAAGAGGAGCGGCTACGACATGGTCGTGGTCCACGGCATGGCTGGGAGGCCCACGTACATATACATACACGACGACAGGGTCGAGTTCCTCGACGCCAGGGACTTCATGGGACGCTCGCCCAGGGAGGTCCAGAAGGAGATAAGGAAGCGTCACAACAACAGAGACATTCAGGTGGCGGCTATAGGAGTTGCTGGGGAGAAGCTGGTCAAGTTCGCGGCGATTATGGTGGACGGTCATAGGGCTGCGGGTCGAGGCGGCGGTGGGGCTGTGATGGGCTCCAAAAACTTGAAGGCGCTTGCGGTGTACGGAACACGCTTCAAAACCGGGCTGGCTGACCAACCTAGCTTCAGGGAGGCCGTCAGGAAGGCGTTGAGTGAGTTGCTTGAGGAACCCTTCGTCAGGGACGAGCTGAGGAAGTACGGGACACCTTCATTCTTCGACGCCATGAACGCCACAGCACTGGTGCCGTTCTACAACTGGAGGAGGAGTAAGATGCCTGAATTCAACGACCATCTAGGTTACAAACCTTATCACGAGAGGCTCTCAGTGAGGCCCTATGCATGCTTCAACTGCCCTATAGCGTGCGGAAGGCACACAGTAATCCCTGAGGGGGTGTTCAAGGGTGTTGAGAGCGGCGGCCCCGAATACGAGTCGCTCGCGGCGTTCGGAGCTAAGACGGGAGTTAAGGACCTCTACTACGTTACAGCCGCAAACCACCTCGCCAACGAGCTCGGCCTAGATGTAATATCCACCGGCCAGGTGATAGCCACAGCGATGGAGTGGTATGAGGCGGGGGTAATAGACAAGGCTAAGGCTGACGGGCTTGAGCTCACTTTCGGCAACGGCGAGGCCGTGGTGGAGCTAGTCAGAAGGATTGGAACGAGGAAGGGGGATTTCGCAACCCTGCTCGGCGAGGGCTCCCTTAAAGCCGCCCAGATCCTAGGTAAGGACGCGATGTACTACGTCATGCACGTGAAGGGTCTCGAGATGGCTGCCGACGAGGTCAGGACGAGTAAGGGTGAGGCCTGGTCCCACATGGTCTCCCCGAGAGGGGCTGACCACCTGAGGCCTTGGGCATCGATAGTGGACGCTTTCGGGTACCTGAGCGAGGAGTTCGGCATCACCGAGAGGCCCGACCCCTTCAAGGAGGAGTTCAAGTCCTGGGTCAAGCCGCTGGAGGAGTACTCGATGACCACCAACCTGCTCGGCGTATGCCTCTTCACAGTCATAACGCTCGCGGTCAGGGCCGAGACGTGGACCAAGCTCCTCAACCACGCCGCAGGCTACGATTTCACGATGAAAGACCTCCTTAAGGCGAGTGAGAGGGTCATAAACCTTGAGAGACTCTTCAACGTTAGGGAGGGCTTCAGCAGGAAGGACGACTACCTGCCTGAGAGGTTCAGCAGGGAGCCAGGCGATGGCGCCGTGGTGGATCAGGACAAACTCCTCGACATAATCTACGAGATAAAGGGATGGGACAGGAACGGGGTGCCGACTAAAGAGAAGCTGAAAGAGTTAGGCCTAGAATGAGGACGGTCGACTGGATCATAGCCCTGAGGGGGGATTCCCACCCTAGAGAGCTGATGATAGAGATCACTACAGCTTGCAACTACATCTGTCCGCACTGTTTCAGGTTTTCCATCAAGGACTTCAGAACCTGTTACATGGACTTGAGGCTATACACCCACGTGCTCGACTCAGCCATCAATGCAGGTATTGGGAGAGTCGTGTTCTCAGGGTGGGGTGAACCCACAGTGCACCCCAACATCCTTGAGATGATAGACGAGGCAAAGGGTAGGGGGTTATCCGTAGCGATTAACACCAACGGCTCCAGGCTTGACGAGCTGTCTGAGGAGTTAGTGAGGCTGGGTGTGGATGAGGTGTTCGTAAGCATCAACCAATCTGAGTTGAATCGAGACGCACTACAGGGCGTTAAGCAACTTAGGATGCAGAGAATCCTCAGGAGGGCTGAGAAGCCTGTGATCAAGGCCATCTACACGGTCACGAAATCCAGCGTCAAGGGAGTGAAGGAGGCGATCAAGCACGCTAGGGAGCTGGGCGTGAGGGAGCTACACTTCAACTACTACATACCGTACCCCGGAGGACCGGGGGAGCTCGACTGCCTCAACGACGGTGAGTGCAGGGAGGAATTCAACAAGATGCTGAGCGACGCCGCTCCAAGGATCTTAGGGGCAGGGGTTCGCTTCACACACGCAGGGACGACCCCGAAGTTCGCTAGGAGCTGCCCTTTCGCAAGCAACAGAGCCCTCTTCGTGAGGTGTGACGGATGGGTAGCACCCTGCCTCTACTACTCGAGGTCATGGAGGACTAGAGTCCTCGGAGTCACCAGAGAATTGAGGGAGGTGTTGCTCGGCAGGCTCGGGGAGGTAAGCCTTCTGAATATCTGGAGGGGTAGGTATTCGGAGATGCTCTTCAGACTTCACTTCAACCACCTCCCCTCATGCTTGGAGTGTCCCTTCATGGAGGGGTGTGGGTTCACGTCAACTAATGAAGCCGACTGCTGGGGGAACACGCCCAGCTGCGCACACTGTCCATACATGCACAAGCTCTCATACTGCCCGCTCTGAGGTATGTGTGAAAAAGTTTTGTTTTTAACTCTTCAAACCTTTCGGAGTGAGCAGGCTTGAACTTCACAGGTATTGAAGCACTGGACTCACTATCTTCTGCTTCAGCACGTCTATGAACCCCTTGTCCGTCACTGCATAAAGGGGGATGGCGGCCAGGGGTATGAAGATGAGGAACATGAACGGGTGGTAAATCGATATGCCGAGGTCCTGTGCGGCTCTCCTAAGCTCCTCAACCTTCTCAGCCACCTTCGTAGGGGGCTCGTCCGACATCAACCCAGCTATGGGCAGCGGTAGCTCAGCAACTACCTCACCACCATCGATCACTACCTGCCCTCCCTGCAGTTCCGCAATCCTGTTTACTGCGAGAGCCATGTCCTCGTGGTTAACCCCCAGAACCACTATGTTGTGGTTATCGTGAGCCATTGACGATGCTATAGCGCCCCTCCTCATGTTGAAGCCCCGTACGAAAGCCGTGCCTATACCTCCTGACCTGCCGTGCCTCTCCACGACGGATATCTGGGCAACGTCCCTTCTGGGATCGGGGTATACCACGCCGTCAACTATCTCCATAACCTCTTCATCGTGTTCGATAATCGGTATGTGCGGCGGCACCCTCATAACTATCATCCGCACTCTCCCCGACGCCCTCTCAACCCTGTACATCAGGTCGTTTACTTCGATCCTTCTGGCTAGCCTGACCGTGTTGTGGAGGGAGGGATCCCGCTCAACTGGAGGCACCTCCTTAACCATCCTCCCGTCACGAGCTACGACCTCCCCACCTGCTATCACGGTCCTCACACGGAATTTCTCCAGATCATCGACTATCAACACGTCACCGTGCCTGCCGGGGGCCAGCAGGCCTACCTCGTGGTCGATCCTGTAACTCTCAGCTGTGTTTATGGTGACCATTTGGAGGGCGGTCAGTGGGTCGACGCCCTCCTCAACAGCCCTCCT
This portion of the Zestosphaera sp. genome encodes:
- a CDS encoding radical SAM protein, which gives rise to MRTVDWIIALRGDSHPRELMIEITTACNYICPHCFRFSIKDFRTCYMDLRLYTHVLDSAINAGIGRVVFSGWGEPTVHPNILEMIDEAKGRGLSVAINTNGSRLDELSEELVRLGVDEVFVSINQSELNRDALQGVKQLRMQRILRRAEKPVIKAIYTVTKSSVKGVKEAIKHARELGVRELHFNYYIPYPGGPGELDCLNDGECREEFNKMLSDAAPRILGAGVRFTHAGTTPKFARSCPFASNRALFVRCDGWVAPCLYYSRSWRTRVLGVTRELREVLLGRLGEVSLLNIWRGRYSEMLFRLHFNHLPSCLECPFMEGCGFTSTNEADCWGNTPSCAHCPYMHKLSYCPL
- a CDS encoding aldehyde ferredoxin oxidoreductase family protein; amino-acid sequence: MPPPCSPGRILHVDLSTERTWEEPVPEDWYKLYVGGEGFGAKYLYDNLRPRVDPMSGENKLLFITGPLTDTGAPTCGRTVVMFKSPLTGTIFASNVGGYLAPQIKRSGYDMVVVHGMAGRPTYIYIHDDRVEFLDARDFMGRSPREVQKEIRKRHNNRDIQVAAIGVAGEKLVKFAAIMVDGHRAAGRGGGGAVMGSKNLKALAVYGTRFKTGLADQPSFREAVRKALSELLEEPFVRDELRKYGTPSFFDAMNATALVPFYNWRRSKMPEFNDHLGYKPYHERLSVRPYACFNCPIACGRHTVIPEGVFKGVESGGPEYESLAAFGAKTGVKDLYYVTAANHLANELGLDVISTGQVIATAMEWYEAGVIDKAKADGLELTFGNGEAVVELVRRIGTRKGDFATLLGEGSLKAAQILGKDAMYYVMHVKGLEMAADEVRTSKGEAWSHMVSPRGADHLRPWASIVDAFGYLSEEFGITERPDPFKEEFKSWVKPLEEYSMTTNLLGVCLFTVITLAVRAETWTKLLNHAAGYDFTMKDLLKASERVINLERLFNVREGFSRKDDYLPERFSREPGDGAVVDQDKLLDIIYEIKGWDRNGVPTKEKLKELGLE
- the ade gene encoding adenine deaminase, which translates into the protein MYMSFGRHVLVALGREPADLVVINGNIVNVVTREVYPGGVAVADGRVAAVGDVNYTIGSTTRVVDAEGAYLTPGLIDGHVHVETSLMTYRRFAEAVMPRGTTAVVTDFHEVGLVAGVRGIKAMIDEARKTPLRLYFLVPVKLPFHPGLETVGGELGPDDVEELIKLPEAVGLSEIVATNLLLGDPDYLAAVEVGRRHGKTLEGHAPMLKDQALSAYTAFGVRSDHESFTAEEALQRVRNGLRLMMREGSVAKNLHETVRVLIEKRVDPRYALMITDDVDAPDLLNQGHLDHLIRRAVEEGVDPLTALQMVTINTAESYRIDHEVGLLAPGRHGDVLIVDDLEKFRVRTVIAGGEVVARDGRMVKEVPPVERDPSLHNTVRLARRIEVNDLMYRVERASGRVRMIVMRVPPHIPIIEHDEEVMEIVDGVVYPDPRRDVAQISVVERHGRSGGIGTAFVRGFNMRRGAIASSMAHDNHNIVVLGVNHEDMALAVNRIAELQGGQVVIDGGEVVAELPLPIAGLMSDEPPTKVAEKVEELRRAAQDLGISIYHPFMFLIFIPLAAIPLYAVTDKGFIDVLKQKIVSPVLQYL